One part of the Verrucomicrobiia bacterium genome encodes these proteins:
- a CDS encoding TIM-barrel domain-containing protein: protein MKVATVALFAVVNLGLISQNLIAGDSVVVGSVRVQCLSSNLVRLEVMGPEGFEDRPTFHVVSRDWPGTASTTNLGAGQVLISTPNYTVHVPSGATSLSGIYLTSPGGQTNFTYDGSLNNSVWLPGPAEKPASWSFADSPRLMPPGWGITPAPPGAPLASTSGWDTNNDAPDVYVFVPNGSYQQLRSDFLKLTGHTGMIPLWAFGCWDSRWYDYTESTALDQIAAYRSRSIPLDALVCDTGWRVNASTGYQPNSNFFPDMPRFLSEAHAANVRVMFNDHPEPVAANALDPVEVTYRYTNLTQLLGEGLDVWWYDRNWGVSLLSPSPNLRHEVWGMRVYHDATDATNASLRPMIMANIDGIDNGVRNRPMNVAAHTYPIQWTGDIGPSSTYLRYAVQNAVHSGVQALFPYESDDLGGHTSNPTPEGYIRWIEYGALSPIYRPHCTYNLTRMPWTFGPEAEWTARRLLNLRYRLLPVFYAAAHENYETGEPLLRRLDLDYPQYADASREDQYLIGHSLLVAPMIDSGATTIPSSWLTTTNGQPGLNAAYFSSTNLSGAPTLTRVDPNLDFNWNSGSPGGSVPAQNFTVRWIGNLTIPPGAGDVHLAALSDDGVRVWVDNQLCIDNWGPNDSVTTTSSSILKAGQTCSLRLEYLQLGGKDVIALQSLGANPSRTLWVPPGKWINAWTGATVNGPATAAVDAPLGQIPLFIRSGSIFALAPQMEYTGQLPWDPVTLDVYPSTTETDQTTLYEDDTLTTAYQAGQFRTTTLKTWADDAAKTVSVAIAPAAGTFTGALTQRSWVARLHRPPHWPDDLAPAQVTLNGQPIGPVMRRVKNTTAMPLGAANGAPDADVFEVTLPESSVLTSNVLVATFASASSPWTSGDIGCVGASGNVIEGASTSSNAVWLVRGGGAGIGGTNDGFHYLYQPCVSNAQLVVRLTGQPSASAGAEAGILFSEGLDATARNAVIALTADNHLVFQSRSTAGAAAQTTTISGFTAPCWLRLLRTGDSFIAYASTSGAQWTQVAAVSIPGFNAQAYVGLAVTAAIAATNAVDDTHYNQAVFSNLTLNNTVGISTVPNQTTAASTPTPAIPFTVSSTGGNPLTVIASSSNTNLLTTQNIVIDGTGAGRTVTLTPSPGGTGRSTVTLTVTDGANTASAQFSLTVFPASGWAAGQILLEDNFGNYAAGNLPGTAFHGTGFATGGSWLGLDNAFGASVSDAATVSFPGLTSPLLHSSGGTVTVKGDGSNLEALPDLSAGGPFADAGLLDSASGTIGGGNISGTLYLRFLIRAHFDTGNGAYGGLQLSRSDDTTGVLIGNSSSAWAFSLWSPATSTSADLVNHSGNYLFVDAQVHLLVARIDYHANADDTLTVWLDPDTTAGENSQSSATTYLGGVSGDFSFDRFFLRGGYSGKQFDYGAIGLGTSWSAVVPTAPAPEVPAPAVQGAGLSGSREFNFCFSGAAGQSYSILASTNLALPLADWTVERTGTFGFDPVSLNWAIPSDDLRRFFRISIP from the coding sequence ATGAAAGTTGCCACCGTTGCCCTGTTTGCCGTTGTTAATCTTGGGCTCATCAGCCAGAACCTCATCGCCGGCGACAGCGTGGTTGTCGGCTCCGTCCGTGTTCAATGCCTGTCCAGCAACCTCGTCCGGCTGGAGGTGATGGGGCCGGAGGGATTTGAAGACCGTCCCACGTTTCACGTGGTGAGCCGCGACTGGCCGGGCACCGCCAGCACCACCAATCTCGGAGCCGGGCAGGTGCTGATCTCCACGCCGAACTACACGGTGCATGTCCCCTCTGGCGCGACGTCCTTGAGCGGCATTTACCTGACGTCGCCGGGCGGGCAGACCAACTTCACGTATGACGGCAGCCTGAACAACAGCGTCTGGCTGCCGGGGCCGGCGGAGAAACCAGCGTCCTGGTCGTTTGCCGATTCGCCACGTCTGATGCCGCCAGGCTGGGGCATAACTCCCGCTCCACCCGGCGCGCCGCTCGCGTCCACGAGCGGCTGGGACACGAACAACGATGCCCCCGACGTTTATGTGTTTGTGCCCAACGGCAGCTACCAACAGTTGCGCAGTGATTTTCTCAAACTGACCGGCCACACGGGCATGATTCCGCTCTGGGCGTTCGGCTGCTGGGACAGCCGCTGGTATGATTACACCGAATCCACAGCACTGGACCAGATTGCCGCCTACCGTTCGCGTTCCATTCCGCTGGATGCGCTGGTTTGCGACACGGGCTGGCGCGTGAACGCCTCCACCGGTTACCAGCCCAATTCCAATTTCTTTCCCGACATGCCGCGTTTCCTTTCCGAAGCGCACGCCGCCAACGTCCGCGTGATGTTCAACGATCATCCCGAACCGGTGGCTGCGAATGCGCTGGATCCGGTGGAAGTCACTTATCGCTACACCAACCTGACACAACTGCTCGGCGAAGGATTGGACGTCTGGTGGTATGACCGCAACTGGGGCGTCAGCTTGTTGTCGCCCTCGCCCAATTTGCGCCACGAAGTGTGGGGGATGCGGGTTTATCATGACGCCACGGACGCCACCAACGCGTCCTTGCGGCCGATGATCATGGCCAACATTGACGGCATCGACAACGGCGTCCGCAACCGGCCAATGAACGTCGCGGCGCACACCTATCCCATTCAATGGACCGGCGACATCGGCCCTTCCTCAACCTATCTGCGATACGCCGTGCAAAACGCCGTTCACTCGGGCGTGCAAGCGTTGTTCCCCTACGAAAGCGACGATCTCGGCGGGCACACCAGCAATCCGACTCCGGAAGGTTACATCCGCTGGATTGAATATGGCGCGCTCTCGCCCATCTACCGTCCGCATTGCACCTACAACCTGACGCGCATGCCGTGGACCTTTGGGCCGGAGGCCGAATGGACGGCGCGGCGCCTGCTCAACCTACGCTATCGGCTGCTGCCGGTGTTCTACGCCGCGGCGCACGAGAATTATGAAACGGGCGAACCGTTGCTCCGGCGTTTGGATCTGGATTACCCCCAATACGCGGACGCCAGCCGCGAGGACCAATACCTGATCGGCCATTCGCTGCTGGTGGCCCCAATGATTGACAGCGGCGCGACCACCATTCCGTCGTCGTGGCTGACCACGACAAACGGCCAGCCTGGGCTGAACGCCGCCTATTTTTCCAGCACGAACCTGAGCGGCGCGCCCACGTTGACGCGGGTGGATCCCAACCTTGATTTCAATTGGAACAGCGGCAGCCCCGGCGGTTCCGTGCCGGCGCAAAATTTCACCGTGCGGTGGATTGGCAACCTCACCATCCCGCCCGGAGCCGGCGACGTGCATTTGGCCGCGTTGTCCGACGACGGCGTGCGCGTCTGGGTGGACAACCAGCTTTGCATCGACAATTGGGGCCCCAATGACTCCGTCACCACGACGTCCAGCAGCATCCTAAAAGCCGGCCAAACCTGCTCGCTGCGCCTCGAGTATTTGCAGTTGGGCGGCAAAGACGTGATTGCGTTGCAATCGCTCGGGGCAAATCCGTCCCGGACCCTTTGGGTTCCGCCGGGCAAATGGATCAATGCCTGGACCGGCGCCACCGTGAACGGCCCGGCCACCGCCGCCGTGGACGCCCCGCTCGGCCAGATCCCCTTGTTCATCCGTTCCGGTTCGATCTTTGCGCTCGCGCCGCAAATGGAATACACCGGGCAGTTGCCCTGGGATCCTGTCACGCTGGACGTGTATCCGAGCACCACGGAAACCGACCAGACGACGCTTTACGAGGATGACACCCTGACCACGGCTTACCAAGCGGGTCAGTTCCGCACCACCACCCTCAAAACGTGGGCGGATGACGCGGCGAAAACCGTTTCCGTTGCGATTGCTCCGGCCGCCGGCACCTTCACCGGTGCGCTCACCCAACGTTCATGGGTGGCGCGGCTGCATCGTCCGCCCCACTGGCCGGATGACCTTGCCCCGGCACAAGTCACGCTGAACGGCCAGCCCATCGGCCCGGTCATGCGGCGCGTGAAAAACACCACGGCGATGCCGCTCGGGGCGGCCAACGGCGCGCCGGATGCCGATGTCTTTGAAGTGACTTTGCCGGAAAGTTCCGTGCTGACGAGCAATGTGCTGGTCGCCACGTTCGCTTCGGCTTCCAGCCCGTGGACCTCCGGTGACATCGGCTGTGTCGGTGCCAGCGGCAACGTCATTGAGGGCGCGTCCACGTCGTCCAATGCCGTCTGGCTCGTGCGCGGCGGCGGCGCGGGCATCGGCGGCACCAACGACGGTTTTCACTATCTTTATCAGCCCTGCGTCAGCAATGCCCAATTGGTGGTGCGCCTGACCGGCCAACCATCCGCCAGCGCGGGTGCGGAAGCCGGCATCCTGTTCAGCGAAGGTCTGGACGCCACCGCGCGCAACGCCGTGATTGCCCTGACCGCCGACAATCATCTGGTGTTTCAAAGCCGGTCCACCGCCGGTGCGGCGGCACAAACCACGACCATCTCCGGATTCACGGCGCCATGCTGGTTGCGCTTGCTGCGCACGGGCGACAGCTTCATCGCCTACGCCTCCACGAGCGGCGCGCAGTGGACCCAGGTGGCGGCGGTGAGCATTCCGGGATTCAATGCGCAGGCCTACGTGGGTTTGGCTGTCACGGCGGCTATCGCTGCCACCAATGCCGTGGATGACACCCATTACAACCAGGCGGTTTTCTCCAACCTGACGCTCAACAACACCGTCGGCATTTCCACGGTGCCCAACCAGACCACCGCTGCGTCCACGCCGACCCCGGCCATTCCGTTTACGGTGAGTTCAACCGGCGGCAATCCGCTCACCGTCATCGCGTCGTCCAGCAACACCAACCTGCTGACCACGCAAAACATTGTGATCGACGGCACGGGCGCCGGCCGCACCGTCACGCTCACACCCAGTCCCGGCGGCACCGGCCGCAGCACGGTGACGTTGACCGTGACCGATGGCGCCAACACCGCCAGCGCCCAGTTTAGCCTGACCGTTTTTCCGGCTTCGGGATGGGCGGCCGGCCAGATTCTGTTGGAAGACAATTTCGGCAATTACGCGGCGGGCAATCTTCCGGGAACAGCCTTTCATGGCACCGGTTTTGCCACCGGCGGCTCATGGCTCGGGCTCGACAATGCTTTTGGCGCGAGTGTTTCCGATGCGGCAACCGTTTCCTTTCCGGGGCTGACCTCGCCATTGCTCCACTCCTCCGGCGGGACGGTCACCGTCAAGGGCGACGGCTCCAACTTGGAGGCATTGCCCGACCTGTCCGCCGGCGGACCGTTCGCGGACGCCGGGCTCCTGGATTCGGCCAGCGGCACCATCGGCGGTGGGAACATCAGCGGCACGCTCTACCTGCGATTTCTGATTCGCGCGCATTTTGATACCGGAAACGGTGCCTACGGCGGACTGCAATTGAGCCGCAGCGATGACACCACGGGAGTTTTGATCGGCAACAGTTCATCCGCCTGGGCGTTCAGCCTTTGGTCGCCCGCCACCAGCACCTCGGCGGACCTCGTCAACCACAGCGGCAATTACCTTTTTGTGGATGCGCAGGTGCATTTGCTCGTGGCGCGGATTGATTACCACGCCAATGCCGACGACACCCTGACCGTGTGGCTTGATCCCGACACGACCGCTGGCGAGAACAGTCAAAGTTCCGCGACGACCTACCTCGGCGGCGTTTCCGGCGATTTCAGTTTCGACCGGTTTTTTTTGCGCGGCGGTTACAGCGGCAAACAATTTGATTACGGCGCCATTGGCCTGGGCACCAGCTGGTCGGCCGTGGTGCCGACGGCGCCGGCGCCGGAAGTGCCCGCACCGGCCGTCCAGGGCGCCGGCCTGTCCGGCAGCCGCGAATTCAATTTCTGCTTCAGCGGCGCGGCGGGACAGAGTTATTCCATTTTGGCCAGCACCAATCTGGCTTTGCCACTGGCCGACTGGACCGTGGAACGCACCGGCACGTTTGGCTTTGATCCGGTCTCGCTGAACTGGGCCATCCCGTCGGACGACCTCCGCCGCTTCTTCCGGATTTCGATTCCTTAA
- a CDS encoding prepilin-type N-terminal cleavage/methylation domain-containing protein, whose amino-acid sequence MKIYIEEIMVFRRKTRVRQSARTRAGFTLIELLVVIAIIAILAALLLPALSAAKKRATQATCLSNQKQLALAWTMYVSDNAGRVVGFSTIPGANPANWRVEADLVPTTPPASLSGQDAIQWRFREGYKIGPLYPYAPNADVLHCPGDVRKSLPQYCWDSYSGAGGFVGGDSTAFPGSHLGTISKESQLMHASDRFLWVEECASQSLGGATYIENQHAWDMKPGGPDIGPSPFFTAQWVDSPAAFHGANSTFSFADGHAESHKWVNQLVINFANSLSPSKYYNIGGASSAGALANADKEDLYYVASHFATDINP is encoded by the coding sequence TTGAAAATCTACATCGAAGAAATCATGGTCTTTCGGCGGAAAACCAGGGTCCGTCAATCCGCCCGGACGCGCGCCGGGTTCACGCTGATTGAACTGTTGGTGGTCATCGCCATCATTGCCATTCTGGCGGCGCTGCTGCTGCCGGCGTTGTCAGCCGCAAAGAAACGGGCAACCCAGGCAACGTGTCTGAGCAACCAGAAACAACTGGCCCTGGCGTGGACGATGTATGTGAGTGACAATGCCGGCCGGGTGGTGGGTTTCAGCACGATCCCGGGCGCCAACCCGGCGAACTGGCGGGTGGAGGCCGATTTGGTTCCCACCACGCCGCCCGCCAGCCTTTCGGGTCAGGACGCCATCCAATGGCGTTTTCGGGAGGGCTACAAAATCGGCCCGCTGTATCCCTATGCGCCCAACGCTGATGTCCTGCATTGCCCCGGGGATGTGCGGAAGAGTTTGCCGCAGTATTGTTGGGACAGCTACTCGGGCGCCGGCGGCTTTGTGGGCGGCGACAGCACCGCCTTTCCGGGCAGCCACTTGGGAACCATCAGCAAGGAATCCCAGCTGATGCACGCGAGCGACCGGTTCTTGTGGGTGGAGGAATGTGCTTCCCAGTCGTTGGGGGGCGCGACCTACATCGAAAACCAGCATGCGTGGGACATGAAGCCCGGCGGACCGGACATTGGCCCCTCGCCGTTTTTTACCGCCCAATGGGTTGACTCGCCGGCGGCGTTTCACGGGGCCAACAGCACGTTCAGCTTTGCCGATGGGCATGCGGAATCCCACAAGTGGGTTAATCAACTGGTCATCAATTTTGCCAACAGCCTGAGTCCCTCCAAGTATTACAACATTGGCGGCGCCTCGAGCGCCGGTGCCCTGGCCAACGCGGACAAGGAAGACCTGTATTACGTGGCCAGCCACTTTGCGACGGACATCAATCCGTGA